From the Sandaracinaceae bacterium genome, one window contains:
- a CDS encoding glycine cleavage system protein H yields MSERRYSRDHLWWEPDGRVGVTRHLLSFVHPIERLELLEPGSELRVAEPFGCVVGAKSAVDLYAPCRGRVVATNSDLLADPARLGERPEEVWLLRAEGEPGRLLDAEAYGRLLMGAASR; encoded by the coding sequence TTGAGCGAGCGCCGCTACAGCCGCGACCACCTGTGGTGGGAGCCGGACGGTCGCGTCGGGGTCACGCGACATCTGTTGAGCTTCGTGCACCCCATCGAGCGCCTCGAGCTCCTCGAGCCCGGGTCCGAGCTCCGCGTGGCCGAGCCCTTCGGCTGCGTCGTGGGCGCGAAGAGCGCGGTCGACCTCTACGCGCCGTGCCGTGGGCGGGTCGTGGCGACGAACTCCGATCTGCTCGCGGACCCCGCGCGGCTCGGCGAGCGTCCGGAGGAGGTGTGGCTCCTCCGCGCGGAAGGCGAGCCAGGCCGCCTGCTCGACGCCGAGGCCTACGGCCGGCTGCTCATGGGAGCGGCGTCCCGCTGA
- a CDS encoding DUF3396 domain-containing protein → MSGELGASLLPDRVHLRDRPSVTLLRPVLQLTVYFEPTLEWAHTTAPSLLRSFLALRSHSPPRLFRVASDARWRPLPDPVEELIDALPPSSFGTGLRPGFRLRVVDHPDAPSHAFVYREHDPRLGAPPGYMQVTLPLDRDPEELVALAIEIAQTAPIDQALAGYAWSWNEQLPRNAFGAVARRAERYLGVDVQHPDAASWHAHEVLLGAGWLTLIGGRLSRALGLDLDRAAATLRSPEVGATCMSLQHALLIRAGAAPEVGDVNAMELPLAQARVTAALAPHLGGDEPALPGVFSEPETPEDHPPEGRTAAWRRRLLSADAQPDAPPPAETLR, encoded by the coding sequence ATGAGCGGCGAGCTCGGCGCGTCGCTCCTGCCGGATCGGGTCCATCTCCGGGACCGCCCGAGCGTGACCCTGCTCCGCCCCGTCCTCCAGCTCACCGTCTACTTCGAGCCCACCCTGGAGTGGGCGCACACGACCGCGCCCTCGCTGCTGCGCAGCTTCCTGGCCCTGCGCTCGCACAGCCCGCCTCGGTTGTTCCGCGTGGCGTCCGACGCCAGGTGGCGCCCCCTGCCCGATCCGGTCGAGGAGCTGATCGACGCCCTCCCCCCGTCCTCCTTCGGGACCGGCCTGCGCCCGGGCTTCCGGCTCCGCGTGGTCGACCACCCGGACGCGCCGTCACACGCCTTCGTCTATCGCGAGCACGATCCCCGCCTCGGCGCGCCACCCGGATACATGCAAGTCACACTGCCCCTCGACCGCGACCCGGAGGAGCTGGTGGCGCTCGCGATCGAGATCGCCCAGACCGCCCCGATCGACCAGGCGCTGGCGGGCTACGCGTGGTCCTGGAACGAGCAGCTCCCCCGGAACGCCTTCGGCGCGGTGGCTCGCAGGGCCGAGCGCTACCTCGGGGTCGACGTCCAGCACCCGGACGCGGCGTCCTGGCACGCGCACGAGGTGCTGCTCGGCGCCGGGTGGCTCACGCTGATCGGCGGTCGGCTGTCGCGCGCGCTCGGGCTCGACCTCGACCGCGCCGCGGCCACGCTGAGGAGCCCCGAGGTCGGCGCGACGTGCATGTCGCTCCAGCACGCGCTCCTCATCCGCGCCGGCGCGGCGCCCGAGGTGGGCGACGTCAACGCGATGGAGCTGCCGCTGGCCCAGGCGCGGGTCACGGCCGCGCTGGCGCCGCACCTCGGGGGCGACGAGCCCGCGCTCCCGGGTGTCTTCTCGGAGCCCGAGACGCCCGAAGACCACCCACCCGAGGGGCGCACCGCGGCCTGGCGACGCCGCCTCCTCAGCGCCGACGCGCAGCCCGACGCGCCGCCCCCCGCGGAGACCCTTCGATGA